The following are encoded together in the Robertmurraya sp. FSL R5-0851 genome:
- the ltrA gene encoding group II intron reverse transcriptase/maturase — protein MGFKGRTIAGERDLIGFQDKLYQVALEGKPLYNLLEFMKSEPVIDKAIHNIKSNRGSQTAGVDGATINDYLQMDRLELIELIKSQIDNYNPKMVRRTYIPKGKNTGKFRPLGIPVIVDRIIQEIARMAIEPYCEAKFYPHSYGFRPYRSTEHAIARVVQNINAKAYIAIEGDIKGYFDNINHNKLLAMLWEMGIKDKQFLALIKKMLKSKILDDGEIIDSDMGTPQGGIISPLLANIYLNNFDWMVSDLWESHPAVVTYTTTRKGKTVEEKTYQSLRNKTVAKHHKVNLVRYADDWIILTESKEYAQTLLTKLRKYMKHKLSLELSEEKTVITDCREEPLHFLGFLIKAEPKRLDGKIVGKVYPDWKKLLPKINEISQDINQLRRLKHAKDRVARIELINSKIIGIANYYKIGIAKKTFSKIDNLLFRVTLGSFRKLYGGNHTKHIYKVCELSNRVVRHEGYNFKTYAEVYQDSIVGITITAITKIEYAKLFNPAWIPYTPAGRDKWHESTQKNRKLHLEDIWTNYDKLGIYANLNNHKHNFEYYMNRPYAIKRDKAKCSVCKDFVYPHSVEVHHRKPELSLDKVNKVSNLTTLCVQCHKYVHNDVQVMEGLKPNQQKKILKLRKELTMTE, from the coding sequence ATGGGGTTCAAAGGTCGTACAATCGCAGGAGAAAGAGACTTAATAGGATTCCAAGATAAGTTATATCAAGTGGCTCTAGAGGGAAAACCTCTATACAATTTACTTGAGTTTATGAAATCCGAACCAGTAATTGATAAAGCCATACACAACATAAAATCCAATCGGGGTTCCCAAACTGCGGGAGTCGATGGTGCAACCATCAACGACTATCTACAAATGGATAGATTGGAACTTATCGAACTTATTAAATCTCAAATTGACAACTATAACCCAAAGATGGTTAGAAGAACCTATATTCCTAAAGGGAAAAATACAGGCAAATTCAGACCACTTGGCATACCCGTAATAGTTGACCGAATTATTCAGGAAATAGCAAGGATGGCTATCGAACCCTATTGTGAAGCAAAATTCTACCCTCATAGTTATGGTTTTAGACCATACAGGAGTACAGAACACGCCATCGCAAGGGTTGTACAAAACATCAATGCGAAAGCCTATATTGCCATCGAAGGCGATATTAAAGGGTACTTCGACAACATCAACCACAACAAGCTACTAGCAATGTTATGGGAAATGGGAATCAAGGATAAACAATTCCTTGCTCTCATCAAAAAGATGCTGAAATCGAAGATACTAGATGACGGTGAGATAATCGACTCTGATATGGGTACACCGCAAGGTGGTATTATCAGCCCCCTTCTAGCAAATATATACCTGAACAACTTCGATTGGATGGTTAGCGACTTATGGGAATCACACCCAGCGGTAGTGACTTATACCACTACTAGAAAAGGAAAAACTGTCGAAGAAAAGACTTACCAATCCTTACGGAATAAGACGGTTGCGAAACACCACAAGGTAAACCTTGTGAGATATGCAGATGACTGGATAATCCTCACGGAATCCAAGGAATACGCCCAAACGCTTCTCACTAAGCTAAGGAAGTATATGAAGCATAAACTCTCACTTGAATTATCCGAGGAGAAAACGGTCATTACAGACTGTCGAGAAGAACCATTACACTTTCTCGGTTTCTTAATCAAAGCCGAACCTAAACGTCTGGATGGTAAGATAGTTGGGAAAGTCTATCCTGATTGGAAGAAGCTCTTGCCTAAGATTAATGAAATTAGTCAGGATATTAACCAATTACGTAGACTAAAACACGCTAAAGACAGAGTAGCACGGATTGAACTTATCAATTCAAAAATCATTGGTATAGCCAACTATTATAAAATCGGCATAGCAAAGAAAACCTTTTCGAAAATCGATAATTTATTATTCAGAGTAACGTTGGGTAGTTTTAGGAAGCTCTATGGTGGAAATCATACCAAACATATCTATAAGGTATGCGAGCTTTCTAACAGGGTTGTAAGGCACGAAGGGTATAACTTCAAGACATACGCAGAAGTATATCAAGACAGTATCGTGGGGATAACTATTACTGCAATCACTAAGATTGAGTATGCAAAGTTATTCAATCCTGCTTGGATTCCTTACACCCCTGCGGGGCGAGACAAATGGCACGAATCGACTCAAAAGAATCGTAAGCTACATCTCGAAGACATATGGACTAATTACGATAAATTAGGAATATATGCGAACCTAAATAACCATAAACACAACTTTGAATATTATATGAATCGACCATACGCTATTAAACGTGATAAAGCCAAATGCTCAGTTTGCAAAGATTTTGTATACCCACATTCAGTGGAGGTACATCATCGCAAACCTGAATTGTCCCTTGATAAAGTGAATAAAGTCTCTAACTTGACGACATTGTGTGTTCAGTGCCATAAATATGTCCATAATGATGTACAGGTTATGGAAGGCTTAAAGCCTAATCAGCAGAAGAAAATTCTTAAGTTAAGAAAAGAATTAACTATGACTGAATAG
- the der gene encoding ribosome biogenesis GTPase Der encodes MVKPVIAIVGRPNVGKSTIFNRIVGERISIVEDIPGVTRDRIYSSAEWLSHDFNIIDTGGIDIGDEPFLEQIRQQAEIAIREADVIIFLTNGREGVTSADEEVAKILYRAKKPVVLAVNKIDNPEMRDLIYDFYALGFGEPYPISGSHGLGLGDLLDAAAQHFPSKDENDYDDDVIKFSLIGRPNVGKSSLVNAMLGEERVIVSDIAGTTRDAIDSMVTVNGERYVIIDTAGMRKRGKVYETTEKYSVLRALRAIERSDVVLVVINAEEGIIEQDKKIAGYAHEAGRAIVIVVNKWDAVEKDEKTMKEFEEKIRAHFLFLDYAPIVFLSAKTKKRIHTLIPMINKASENHSMRVETSVLNDIVMDAVAMNPTPTDNGKRLKIYYTTQVSVKPPTFVVFVNDPELMHFSYQRFIENRIREAFGFEGTPIKIFARERK; translated from the coding sequence ATGGTAAAACCTGTAATAGCGATTGTGGGTCGTCCAAATGTTGGAAAGTCTACAATCTTTAATAGAATAGTTGGTGAGCGGATTTCGATAGTTGAAGATATACCTGGGGTTACTCGAGATCGAATTTATAGTTCAGCTGAGTGGCTTAGTCATGATTTCAATATTATCGATACCGGTGGAATTGATATTGGAGACGAACCATTCTTAGAACAAATTCGTCAACAAGCAGAAATTGCGATCAGGGAAGCAGACGTCATTATTTTCTTAACAAATGGTAGAGAGGGAGTTACCTCTGCAGATGAAGAAGTAGCAAAGATTCTTTATCGCGCTAAAAAGCCAGTGGTTCTTGCTGTAAATAAAATTGATAACCCAGAAATGAGAGATCTCATTTACGATTTTTATGCCTTAGGCTTTGGGGAGCCTTATCCAATTTCGGGTTCACATGGTTTAGGTCTTGGCGATCTTTTAGATGCTGCAGCACAGCATTTTCCAAGCAAGGACGAGAATGACTATGATGATGACGTTATTAAGTTTTCTCTAATTGGTCGACCAAATGTAGGGAAATCATCACTTGTCAATGCGATGCTTGGAGAAGAGCGAGTAATCGTTAGTGATATCGCTGGTACAACCAGAGATGCGATAGACTCAATGGTAACTGTTAATGGCGAACGCTACGTCATTATCGATACGGCAGGAATGAGAAAAAGAGGAAAAGTGTACGAAACAACAGAAAAGTATAGTGTGCTTCGTGCGTTACGTGCAATTGAACGGTCCGACGTCGTTTTAGTCGTTATTAACGCAGAGGAAGGAATCATCGAACAGGATAAAAAGATAGCTGGGTATGCCCATGAAGCAGGACGAGCTATTGTGATAGTCGTGAATAAATGGGATGCAGTGGAAAAAGATGAAAAGACGATGAAAGAATTCGAGGAAAAAATACGTGCGCATTTCTTATTCCTAGACTATGCTCCAATTGTTTTCTTATCTGCTAAAACAAAAAAGAGAATTCATACATTGATTCCAATGATAAACAAAGCGAGTGAAAATCATTCGATGCGAGTGGAAACAAGTGTATTAAATGATATTGTTATGGACGCTGTAGCGATGAACCCTACGCCAACAGACAACGGAAAGCGTCTTAAAATTTATTATACGACTCAAGTTTCAGTCAAGCCACCTACCTTTGTTGTCTTTGTCAATGATCCAGAGCTTATGCATTTCTCATATCAGCGATTTATAGAAAATCGTATTAGAGAAGCTTTCGGATTTGAAGGAACTCCTATCAAAATCTTTGCTAGAGAAAGAAAATAA
- a CDS encoding YpzI family protein — protein sequence MGKDRQQSKLKASGRVESDRDQELEKKGATKLSSPEEARELNDNKRY from the coding sequence ATGGGTAAAGATCGTCAACAAAGCAAATTAAAAGCAAGTGGTCGCGTCGAGTCTGATCGAGACCAAGAGTTGGAGAAAAAAGGAGCAACCAAACTTTCCAGTCCAGAAGAGGCTAGAGAGCTAAATGATAATAAAAGATACTAA
- a CDS encoding YIEGIA family protein has product MSEYTYPILFGVIVGTATRIYMLRTDYRQYPTYLHGKIIHVALGFIAAGLGTVAIPSILEEEFTAITFLTLAASQFRDVRNMERNTLNELDNYELVPRGKTYIEGIAIAFESRNYLVIFTSFLSTLGYLLFNIWGGLIVAVIAILISTKLMSGGRLGDIVEVEYIEPRFDGPGLYVDNIYIMNIGLPERQKEVLRYGMGFILKPKNFDARATIANLGQRQAILHDVSNSLGVYRDSGTPALVPLAKRDLDDGRVGVFILPQENDIEKAMKIIEKVPTLENAIRMPKEREKKLEER; this is encoded by the coding sequence GTGAGTGAGTACACTTATCCTATATTATTTGGAGTGATTGTTGGAACAGCAACAAGAATTTATATGCTACGAACGGATTATCGACAGTACCCCACTTATCTGCACGGGAAAATCATCCATGTGGCATTAGGGTTTATTGCTGCAGGGCTTGGTACTGTGGCCATACCTTCTATACTTGAGGAAGAGTTTACAGCCATCACCTTTTTAACTTTGGCAGCCTCACAATTTAGAGATGTCAGAAATATGGAGAGAAACACATTAAATGAACTGGATAATTATGAATTAGTACCAAGAGGTAAAACGTATATTGAAGGAATTGCAATAGCTTTTGAAAGTAGAAATTATTTGGTAATCTTCACCTCCTTTCTAAGTACACTTGGGTATCTCCTTTTTAATATTTGGGGTGGACTAATTGTAGCAGTGATTGCGATATTAATTTCTACCAAACTAATGTCTGGGGGTAGGCTTGGTGATATTGTAGAAGTTGAGTACATTGAACCTCGGTTTGACGGTCCTGGCTTGTATGTGGACAATATTTATATAATGAACATTGGACTCCCGGAAAGACAAAAGGAAGTACTACGCTATGGGATGGGGTTTATCCTTAAGCCGAAAAATTTTGACGCAAGAGCGACAATTGCGAATCTAGGGCAGCGTCAAGCTATTCTACATGATGTATCCAACTCTCTAGGTGTGTATCGAGATTCTGGTACACCAGCTCTCGTTCCCTTGGCGAAAAGAGACCTAGATGATGGAAGGGTCGGGGTATTTATTCTACCGCAAGAAAATGATATTGAGAAGGCGATGAAAATCATTGAAAAGGTTCCAACTTTAGAAAATGCCATTCGAATGCCTAAAGAGAGAGAGAAAAAACTAGAGGAGAGATAA
- a CDS encoding YphA family membrane protein, with the protein MEGIIFYWTFWVLWICTTFFMSKTNPRRVKYTVIILFSIILSSHSIHFFGLEVSVVSIFLLFLAYFEVGKMKGRSMAYFLITSFILMLAYGSFQLFELFDPVWLILDRDWMFAVVLTYMTIMMHKEVFKRVIALIFGSIHGEIVYSLVLDVYSMEIPIGSLQFLDVISISVCLILAWSGFEKLTSLFEGHVYQLEKGRGRQS; encoded by the coding sequence ATGGAAGGAATAATCTTTTATTGGACATTTTGGGTTCTATGGATTTGTACGACCTTTTTTATGAGCAAAACGAATCCGAGGCGTGTAAAGTATACGGTCATCATATTATTTTCGATTATACTGTCTTCCCATTCCATCCATTTTTTTGGGCTGGAAGTGTCCGTTGTTTCCATTTTCCTTTTATTCCTAGCCTACTTTGAGGTCGGGAAAATGAAAGGAAGATCAATGGCCTACTTTCTAATCACATCATTTATTCTTATGCTTGCCTATGGGAGTTTTCAATTATTTGAGCTTTTTGACCCTGTTTGGTTAATCCTTGATAGAGATTGGATGTTTGCTGTTGTATTAACTTATATGACCATTATGATGCATAAAGAGGTTTTTAAAAGAGTGATTGCACTTATTTTTGGTAGTATCCATGGAGAAATTGTTTATTCTCTTGTGTTGGATGTATACTCAATGGAAATTCCAATTGGGTCACTTCAATTTTTAGATGTTATTTCTATATCTGTTTGTCTCATTTTGGCCTGGAGCGGTTTTGAGAAGCTTACTAGCCTTTTTGAAGGACATGTTTATCAACTAGAAAAGGGGAGGGGAAGACAATCGTGA
- a CDS encoding DUF2768 family protein: MSTSLMKMWISLAGMGFMFISIILIYLSRFKFSNKVLKAITAIIAYSLMVISGIIIFFVVLSGPTS, encoded by the coding sequence ATGTCAACGTCACTAATGAAAATGTGGATCTCCTTGGCGGGGATGGGCTTTATGTTTATTTCCATTATTTTAATTTACTTAAGCAGATTTAAATTTTCTAACAAAGTTTTAAAAGCAATAACGGCTATTATTGCTTATTCTTTAATGGTTATTTCTGGAATAATCATTTTTTTTGTCGTGCTATCGGGACCAACAAGTTAA
- a CDS encoding capping complex subunit for YIEGIA — protein MDIEKFILAAITTNPKKVPCGVAVFHCDDKEEMEKITRNLEAILDGIAHSLTEDLYVIVKH, from the coding sequence ATGGATATTGAAAAATTTATCCTGGCTGCCATTACGACGAATCCTAAAAAAGTCCCATGTGGTGTAGCAGTTTTTCATTGTGATGATAAAGAGGAGATGGAAAAAATCACGAGGAATCTAGAAGCAATTTTGGATGGGATTGCACATTCTCTTACGGAGGATTTGTACGTCATTGTCAAACATTAA
- the fni gene encoding type 2 isopentenyl-diphosphate Delta-isomerase: protein MTRSKRKWDHIQYALTTGQSRDTGFDDITFIHQSLPDSSIEQVSLKTMVGELSLSSPLFINAMTGGGGERTEEINRQLAIIASETRVAMAVGSQMSSIKNSSEISTYKIVRKENPNGLIFANLGSEASVDQALQAVDMLEANALQIHLNTIQELTMPEGDRDFTGALRRMEDIVKKLPVPVIVKEVGFGMSRETAKKLTQIGISIVDVGGFGGTNFAKIENERRNRLLSFFNSWGIPTVVSIAEVKYSFPDLTVLGSGGVQCSLDVVKALSLGASAVGLAGYILKILLEEGIEESMTEIEEIKKEIGYVMTALGSTTIKDLQKAPLIIEGKTHHWLNERGINTKIYSNR from the coding sequence TTGACTAGATCGAAACGAAAATGGGATCATATACAATATGCCCTTACAACAGGACAATCTAGAGATACTGGTTTTGATGATATAACGTTTATTCACCAAAGCTTGCCTGACTCCTCAATAGAGCAGGTGAGTCTTAAGACTATGGTTGGCGAACTTTCTTTGAGTTCGCCTCTTTTTATCAATGCCATGACTGGCGGTGGTGGAGAACGAACAGAAGAAATAAATAGGCAACTAGCTATTATTGCTAGTGAAACAAGAGTTGCGATGGCTGTTGGCTCCCAGATGTCATCCATAAAAAACTCTAGTGAGATAAGCACTTACAAAATTGTAAGAAAAGAAAATCCGAATGGTTTAATATTTGCCAATTTAGGGAGTGAAGCATCAGTGGATCAGGCGCTTCAAGCAGTCGATATGCTCGAAGCAAATGCGCTCCAAATCCACTTAAACACCATTCAAGAACTAACTATGCCAGAGGGAGATCGTGATTTTACGGGTGCTCTAAGGCGTATGGAGGATATAGTTAAAAAATTACCTGTGCCTGTGATAGTCAAAGAAGTTGGTTTTGGCATGAGTCGTGAAACAGCAAAGAAGCTCACCCAAATCGGAATTTCTATTGTAGATGTCGGTGGTTTTGGTGGTACAAACTTTGCCAAAATCGAAAATGAAAGACGAAATCGATTGCTGTCGTTTTTTAACTCATGGGGTATTCCTACAGTTGTTTCCATTGCAGAAGTGAAATACAGTTTCCCTGATCTAACGGTATTAGGTTCAGGTGGGGTTCAATGTAGCTTAGACGTTGTTAAGGCATTGTCTCTAGGTGCATCCGCTGTTGGCTTGGCGGGTTATATATTGAAAATCCTTCTAGAAGAAGGAATAGAGGAAAGTATGACAGAAATTGAAGAAATCAAAAAGGAAATTGGGTATGTAATGACCGCTCTTGGTTCGACAACTATTAAGGATCTTCAGAAGGCACCTTTGATTATCGAGGGAAAAACTCATCATTGGCTTAATGAACGAGGAATAAACACAAAAATATATAGCAATAGATAA
- a CDS encoding NAD(P)H-dependent glycerol-3-phosphate dehydrogenase, protein MQIQKEKIAVIGAGSWGTALSLVLADNDHEVRLWGHNRAQISEINATHMNKKYLPEIILPETIVGYDSLEEVLKEVNTIILAVPTKAIREVIKKMIPFLENPLTIVHVSKGIEPDTLMRISEMIEDEMPESLLQDVVVLSGPSHAEEVSLRQPTTVTVSSKSMEAAERVQDLFINQHFRVYTNPDIIGVEVGGALKNIIALAAGITDGLGYGDNAKAALITRGLAEIARLGTKMGASPLTFSGLTGIGDLIVTSTSVHSRNWRAGNLLGKGQNLDEVLENMGMVVEGVRTTKAAYQLAEKYGVKMPITTALYNVLFNHAKPKDEVDLLMTRVKTHEMEDLANVLVEKGLE, encoded by the coding sequence ATGCAAATCCAAAAAGAAAAAATTGCTGTAATTGGAGCGGGAAGCTGGGGAACTGCCTTGTCTTTAGTGTTAGCGGACAATGATCATGAAGTGAGATTATGGGGACATAATCGGGCCCAAATCAGCGAGATAAATGCCACTCACATGAATAAGAAGTATTTACCAGAAATCATACTTCCTGAAACAATTGTTGGTTACGACTCTCTTGAAGAAGTTTTAAAAGAAGTAAACACCATCATATTAGCTGTACCAACTAAGGCGATTCGTGAAGTGATTAAAAAGATGATTCCATTCCTTGAAAATCCACTAACAATAGTTCATGTTAGTAAAGGGATTGAGCCGGATACACTTATGCGCATTTCAGAAATGATTGAAGATGAAATGCCAGAGAGTCTTTTACAAGATGTGGTTGTATTATCTGGGCCGAGTCATGCTGAAGAGGTAAGTCTTCGTCAACCAACAACGGTGACGGTCTCATCCAAGAGCATGGAAGCAGCTGAACGTGTGCAGGACTTATTTATTAATCAGCATTTCCGGGTATATACAAATCCTGATATTATAGGTGTAGAAGTGGGTGGCGCATTAAAGAATATTATTGCGTTAGCTGCCGGGATCACGGATGGATTAGGATATGGGGATAATGCAAAGGCTGCCTTAATAACTAGGGGGCTTGCAGAAATAGCTCGGTTAGGTACAAAAATGGGGGCAAGTCCGCTAACATTCTCAGGCTTAACTGGTATAGGGGACTTAATCGTTACTTCTACAAGTGTTCACTCAAGAAACTGGAGAGCTGGGAATTTGCTTGGCAAAGGCCAGAATTTAGATGAGGTGCTTGAAAATATGGGCATGGTAGTAGAGGGTGTAAGAACCACAAAAGCCGCTTACCAACTAGCAGAAAAGTACGGTGTGAAGATGCCAATTACAACGGCTTTATATAATGTTCTATTTAACCATGCAAAACCGAAGGATGAAGTGGATTTACTCATGACACGTGTAAAAACTCATGAGATGGAAGATCTTGCAAATGTACTAGTTGAAAAGGGATTGGAATAA
- a CDS encoding heptaprenyl diphosphate synthase component 1, whose translation MIIVGDFQRKIADVKEKVEERLLHPYMFQYINKPVLDEDKLLLLISILDQCKLSDKELENYTITTMLLQVALDTHEQVTNTNTNNEILKQRQLTVLAGVYYSGLYYKLLAECNDVHAIRMLAQGIKKINDKKIIVYQKGSSEIDTLMNNVKLIESSLIDQFTDYFRLDGWDSIVENFLLIKRLSKEKDNFVQRKSSIVFDALHTLVFPKHNGSLKDLSLEQQNYLILICDRYIEFSKQLLEKAKKELPRINELLDSRITSIINQKTMAKTFVEEG comes from the coding sequence GTGATAATTGTGGGAGACTTTCAAAGAAAAATAGCCGATGTGAAGGAAAAAGTAGAGGAAAGGCTCCTTCACCCCTATATGTTCCAATATATTAATAAACCAGTGTTAGACGAAGATAAGCTTTTATTGTTAATTTCGATTTTGGATCAGTGTAAGTTATCTGATAAAGAGTTGGAGAATTATACTATAACGACCATGTTGCTTCAAGTAGCCCTTGATACTCATGAACAAGTGACCAACACAAATACGAATAATGAAATCTTAAAGCAGAGGCAATTAACTGTATTAGCTGGCGTTTATTATAGTGGGTTATATTATAAACTACTAGCAGAGTGTAATGATGTTCACGCTATCCGGATGCTAGCTCAAGGAATAAAAAAAATTAATGATAAAAAAATAATTGTATATCAAAAAGGTAGTTCTGAAATTGATACGTTGATGAATAATGTCAAGTTGATCGAATCATCTCTTATTGATCAATTTACTGATTATTTTCGTTTAGATGGATGGGATAGCATTGTTGAAAATTTTTTGTTAATAAAGCGGCTTAGTAAGGAAAAGGATAATTTTGTACAAAGAAAATCCTCGATTGTATTTGACGCTCTTCATACTCTTGTTTTTCCAAAACATAACGGTTCACTTAAAGACCTGTCTCTTGAGCAACAAAACTACTTAATATTGATTTGTGACCGATATATAGAGTTCTCTAAACAATTATTAGAAAAGGCTAAAAAAGAGCTTCCTCGAATAAATGAGCTGTTAGATTCTCGAATCACATCCATTATAAACCAAAAAACGATGGCAAAAACATTTGTGGAAGAAGGGTAA
- the mtrB gene encoding trp RNA-binding attenuation protein MtrB has product MDPKTSLTSDYIVIKAIEDGVNVIGLTRGTDTKFHHSEKLDKGEVMIAQFTEHTSAIKIRGNAKIITSYGEVESETKGK; this is encoded by the coding sequence ATGGACCCAAAAACTTCGCTAACAAGTGATTATATTGTTATTAAAGCAATAGAAGATGGTGTCAATGTAATCGGTTTAACAAGAGGGACCGATACCAAGTTTCATCACTCAGAGAAACTAGATAAAGGCGAAGTAATGATTGCTCAGTTTACTGAACACACATCAGCGATAAAAATTCGCGGAAATGCAAAAATTATCACTTCTTATGGAGAGGTTGAGAGCGAAACAAAAGGGAAATAA
- the folE gene encoding GTP cyclohydrolase I FolE — protein MSEVNRTQIEEAVRLILEAVGEDPNREGVLDTPKRVAKMYEEVFSGLKQDPKEYFETVFSEDHEEIVLVKDIPFYSMCEHHLVPFYGVAHVAYIPRNGRVTGLSKLARAVEAVAKRPQLQERITSTVVDAIMEKLEPYGAMVVVEAEHMCMTMRGVKKPGAKTVTQAVRGSLAEDATARAEVLSLIKY, from the coding sequence ATGTCAGAAGTTAATCGTACCCAAATAGAGGAAGCGGTGCGTCTTATATTAGAAGCCGTAGGAGAAGATCCAAATCGTGAGGGTGTGTTAGATACGCCAAAACGAGTAGCGAAAATGTATGAGGAAGTATTCTCGGGATTGAAACAAGATCCAAAAGAATATTTCGAAACAGTATTTAGTGAGGACCATGAAGAGATTGTCCTTGTAAAAGATATTCCGTTTTACTCCATGTGTGAACATCATCTTGTACCTTTTTATGGTGTCGCTCATGTAGCTTATATACCAAGAAATGGTCGTGTCACGGGTTTGAGTAAGTTAGCTAGAGCTGTTGAAGCAGTAGCTAAACGTCCTCAGTTGCAAGAAAGAATTACTTCCACAGTGGTTGACGCGATTATGGAGAAACTGGAGCCTTATGGTGCAATGGTCGTTGTTGAAGCAGAGCATATGTGTATGACTATGCGTGGAGTTAAAAAGCCTGGTGCTAAGACCGTAACTCAAGCAGTCCGAGGCTCACTTGCGGAGGACGCAACAGCAAGAGCTGAGGTGCTTTCCTTAATTAAATACTAA
- the spoIVA gene encoding stage IV sporulation protein A has product MEKVDIFKDIAERTGGDIYLGVVGAVRTGKSTFIKKFMELVVIPNMANESDRARTQDELPQSAAGKTIMTTEPKFVPNQAASIHVDDGLDVNIRLVDCVGYTVPGAKGYEDENGPRMINTPWYEEPIPFHEAAEIGTRKVIQEHSTIGVVITTDGTIGEIPRSAYLEAEERVINELKEVGKPFIMVINSVQPYHPNTEKLRSELSEKYDIPVLAMSVEGMREGDVMNVMREALYEFPVLEVNVNLPSWVMVLREDHWLRESYQEAVKDTVKDIKRLRDVDRVVSQFSDYEFIDRAGLAGIEMGQGIAEIDLYAPDDLYDDILKEIVGVEIRGKDHLLELMQDFAHAKQEYDQISDALKMVKQTGYGIAAPSLADMSLDEPEIIRQGPRFGVRLKAVAPSIHMIKVDVESEFAPIIGTEKQSEELVRYLMQDFEDDPLSIWNSDIFGRSLSSIVREGIQAKLSLMPENARYKLKETLERIINEGSGGLIAIIL; this is encoded by the coding sequence TTGGAAAAGGTAGATATTTTTAAAGATATTGCCGAAAGAACGGGCGGCGATATATATTTAGGAGTTGTAGGAGCTGTAAGAACAGGAAAATCAACCTTTATTAAGAAATTTATGGAGCTAGTTGTTATTCCAAACATGGCAAATGAATCAGATCGAGCTCGCACCCAAGATGAATTGCCTCAAAGTGCTGCTGGAAAAACGATTATGACAACTGAACCAAAATTTGTTCCAAATCAGGCTGCAAGCATTCATGTTGACGATGGGTTGGATGTGAATATCCGCTTAGTTGACTGTGTGGGCTATACGGTCCCAGGTGCAAAGGGTTATGAAGACGAAAATGGACCAAGAATGATTAATACGCCTTGGTATGAGGAGCCTATTCCATTCCACGAAGCAGCTGAAATTGGAACAAGGAAGGTTATACAAGAGCACTCAACGATTGGTGTGGTTATTACTACAGATGGTACCATCGGAGAAATTCCACGTTCTGCATACTTAGAAGCCGAGGAAAGAGTAATCAATGAATTAAAAGAGGTTGGCAAACCGTTCATTATGGTCATTAACAGCGTACAACCATATCATCCAAATACGGAAAAATTACGTTCAGAGCTTTCAGAGAAATACGATATTCCTGTATTAGCTATGAGTGTAGAGGGAATGCGCGAAGGTGATGTCATGAACGTGATGCGTGAAGCGCTTTATGAATTCCCTGTGCTCGAAGTAAACGTGAATCTTCCTAGCTGGGTTATGGTACTTAGAGAAGATCACTGGTTAAGGGAAAGCTATCAGGAAGCAGTGAAAGACACAGTTAAAGATATTAAGAGATTAAGAGATGTTGACAGAGTCGTAAGTCAATTTAGTGATTATGAATTTATTGATCGTGCAGGTCTTGCTGGAATTGAGATGGGGCAAGGAATTGCAGAGATCGACCTATATGCTCCAGATGATTTATACGATGACATTTTAAAAGAAATTGTCGGAGTAGAAATAAGAGGAAAAGATCATTTGTTAGAGCTAATGCAAGACTTTGCACATGCTAAGCAAGAATATGATCAAATCTCTGATGCGCTTAAGATGGTGAAACAAACAGGTTATGGAATTGCTGCACCATCACTTGCGGATATGAGCCTCGATGAGCCTGAGATCATCCGTCAAGGACCACGCTTTGGTGTACGCTTAAAAGCGGTAGCTCCATCCATTCATATGATTAAAGTGGATGTAGAGTCTGAATTTGCTCCAATTATCGGTACAGAGAAGCAAAGTGAGGAATTGGTTCGTTACTTAATGCAGGATTTTGAGGACGATCCACTTTCTATCTGGAACTCTGATATTTTTGGAAGAAGCCTAAGTTCAATTGTTCGTGAAGGGATTCAAGCAAAATTATCATTAATGCCTGAAAACGCAAGGTATAAACTAAAAGAAACACTAGAAAGAATCATCAATGAAGGTTCTGGTGGATTAATTGCTATAATCTTATAA